From the genome of Desmodus rotundus isolate HL8 chromosome 2, HLdesRot8A.1, whole genome shotgun sequence, one region includes:
- the EIF4A2 gene encoding eukaryotic initiation factor 4A-II isoform X1, with protein sequence MSGGSADYNREHGGPEGMEPDGVIESNWNEIVDNFDDMNLKESLLRGIYAYGFEKPSAIQQRAIIPCIKGYDVIAQAQSGTGKTATFAISILQQLEIEFKETQALVLAPTRELAQQIQKVILALGDYMGATCHACIGGTNVRNEMQKLQAEAPHIVVGTPGRVFDMLNRRYLSPKWIKMFVLDEADEMLSRGFKDQIYEIFQKLNTSIQVVLLSATMPTDVLEVTKKFMRDPIRILVKKEELTLEGIKQFYINVEREEWKLDTLCDLYETLTITQAVIFLNTRRKVDWLTEKMHARDFTVSALHGDMDQKERDVIMREFRSGSSRVLITTDLLARGIDVQQVSLVINYDLPTNRENYIHRIGRGGRFGRKGVAINFVTEEDKRILRDIETFYNTTVEEMPMNVADLI encoded by the exons GATTATAACAG AGAACATGGCGGCCCAGAGGGAATGGAGCCCGATGGTGTCATCGAG aGCAACTGGAATGAGATTGTTGATAACTTTGACGATATGAATTTAAAGGAGTCTCTTCTTCGGGGCATCTATGCTTACGGTTTTGAGAAGCCTTCAGCTATTCAGCAGAGAGCTATTATTCCTTGTATTAAAG GGTATGATGTGATTGCTCAAGCTCAGTCAGGTACTGGCAAGACAGCCACATTTGCTATTTCCATCCTGCAACAGTTGGAGATTGAGTTCAAGGAGACCCAAGCACTAGTATTGGCCCCCACCAGAGAACTGGCACAACAG ATCCAAAAGGTAATTCTGGCACTTGGAGACTACATGGGAGCCACTTGTCATGCCTGCATTGGTGGAACCAATGTTCGCAATGAAATGCAAAAACTGCAGGCTGAAGCACCACATATTGTTGTTGGTACACCAGGGAGAGTGTTTGATATGTTAAACAGAAGGTATCTTT CTCCAAAATGGATCAAAATGTTTGTTTTGGATGAAGCAGATGAAATGCTGAGCCGGGGATTTAAGGATCAAATCTATGagattttccaaaaattaaatacaagtaTTCAG gtCGTGTTGCTTTCTGCTACGATGCCAACTGATGTGTTGGAAGTGACCAAAAAATTCATGAGAGATCCAATTCGAATTCTGGTGAAAAAGGAAGAATTGACCCTTGAAGGAATTAAACAGTTTTATATTAATGTTGAAAGAGAG GAATGGAAGTTGGATACACTTTGTGATTTGTATGAGACACTGACAATTACACAGGCTGTCATTTTTCTCAACACAAGACGCAAGGTGGACTGGCTCACTGAGAAAATGCATGCCAGGGACTTCACAGTTTCTGCTCTG CATGGTGACatggaccagaaggaaagagATGTCATCATGAGAGAATTCCGATCAGGGTCAAGCCGTGTTCTGATCACTACTGACTTGTTG GCTCGTGGGATTGATGTGCAACAAGTGTCATTGGTTATAAACTATGATCTACCTACCAATCGTGAAAACTACATTCACAG AATTGGCAGAGGGGGTCGATTTGGGAGGAAAGGTGTGGCTATAAACTTTGTTACTGAAGAAGACAAGAGGATTCTTCGTGACATTGAGACTTTCTACAATACTACAGTGGAGGAAATGCCAATGAATGTGGCTGACCTTATTTAA
- the EIF4A2 gene encoding eukaryotic initiation factor 4A-II isoform X2, protein MSGGSADYNREHGGPEGMEPDGVIESNWNEIVDNFDDMNLKESLLRGIYAYGFEKPSAIQQRAIIPCIKGYDVIAQAQSGTGKTATFAISILQQLEIEFKETQALVLAPTRELAQQIQKVILALGDYMGATCHACIGGTNVRNEMQKLQAEAPHIVVGTPGRVFDMLNRRYLSPKWIKMFVLDEADEMLSRGFKDQIYEIFQKLNTSIQVVLLSATMPTDVLEVTKKFMRDPIRILVKKEELTLEGIKQFYINVEREEWKLDTLCDLYETLTITQAVIFLNTRRKVDWLTEKMHARDFTVSALHGDMDQKERDVIMREFRSGSSRVLITTDLLARGIDVQQVSLVINYDLPTNRENYIHRSR, encoded by the exons GATTATAACAG AGAACATGGCGGCCCAGAGGGAATGGAGCCCGATGGTGTCATCGAG aGCAACTGGAATGAGATTGTTGATAACTTTGACGATATGAATTTAAAGGAGTCTCTTCTTCGGGGCATCTATGCTTACGGTTTTGAGAAGCCTTCAGCTATTCAGCAGAGAGCTATTATTCCTTGTATTAAAG GGTATGATGTGATTGCTCAAGCTCAGTCAGGTACTGGCAAGACAGCCACATTTGCTATTTCCATCCTGCAACAGTTGGAGATTGAGTTCAAGGAGACCCAAGCACTAGTATTGGCCCCCACCAGAGAACTGGCACAACAG ATCCAAAAGGTAATTCTGGCACTTGGAGACTACATGGGAGCCACTTGTCATGCCTGCATTGGTGGAACCAATGTTCGCAATGAAATGCAAAAACTGCAGGCTGAAGCACCACATATTGTTGTTGGTACACCAGGGAGAGTGTTTGATATGTTAAACAGAAGGTATCTTT CTCCAAAATGGATCAAAATGTTTGTTTTGGATGAAGCAGATGAAATGCTGAGCCGGGGATTTAAGGATCAAATCTATGagattttccaaaaattaaatacaagtaTTCAG gtCGTGTTGCTTTCTGCTACGATGCCAACTGATGTGTTGGAAGTGACCAAAAAATTCATGAGAGATCCAATTCGAATTCTGGTGAAAAAGGAAGAATTGACCCTTGAAGGAATTAAACAGTTTTATATTAATGTTGAAAGAGAG GAATGGAAGTTGGATACACTTTGTGATTTGTATGAGACACTGACAATTACACAGGCTGTCATTTTTCTCAACACAAGACGCAAGGTGGACTGGCTCACTGAGAAAATGCATGCCAGGGACTTCACAGTTTCTGCTCTG CATGGTGACatggaccagaaggaaagagATGTCATCATGAGAGAATTCCGATCAGGGTCAAGCCGTGTTCTGATCACTACTGACTTGTTG GCTCGTGGGATTGATGTGCAACAAGTGTCATTGGTTATAAACTATGATCTACCTACCAATCGTGAAAACTACATTCACAG gagtCGATAG